A window of Exiguobacterium sp. FSL W8-0210 contains these coding sequences:
- a CDS encoding Fic family protein → MRDYTYTYLKELALPMETVRLIGRINEYKGKQDLYKQQAPQILNTLRDVAVIQSTKASNAIEGIIVTESRLQTIMSKSADPADRSEAEIAGYRDVLNLINASAEDIPVNANILLQLHKELYKFVPVEGGRWKNVDNEISETFPDGTRRTRFIPVPAFETPAAMQALCDSLRERRQQEDVDPLILTSLFVLDFLSIHPFNDGNGRMARLLTLLLLYQYGFEVGRYISLEKIVESRKEDYYESLRLYSVRWHQNQQDPFPWINYLLSTILAAYKELEDRVGLVTTGSQNKNNRIRRFVEGRITPFTKADVRKACPDISETTINRVLRDLRDEGIIAPSGLGRSAKWTKQ, encoded by the coding sequence ATGCGCGACTATACATATACCTATCTCAAAGAGCTCGCCCTGCCGATGGAGACCGTCCGCTTGATTGGACGGATCAATGAGTATAAAGGCAAACAGGATCTCTATAAACAGCAAGCGCCTCAAATCCTTAACACCTTACGCGATGTCGCCGTCATCCAGTCGACGAAAGCCTCGAATGCGATCGAAGGAATCATCGTCACAGAAAGTCGTCTTCAGACCATCATGTCAAAGTCAGCCGACCCTGCCGACCGTTCAGAAGCAGAGATTGCTGGTTACCGCGACGTACTTAACCTGATCAACGCTTCAGCCGAGGACATCCCGGTCAATGCGAATATTCTGTTGCAACTCCACAAGGAACTCTATAAGTTCGTCCCCGTCGAAGGTGGGCGGTGGAAGAACGTCGACAACGAGATTAGTGAGACGTTCCCGGATGGCACGCGCCGGACTCGCTTCATCCCCGTCCCTGCGTTCGAGACACCGGCAGCGATGCAGGCGTTATGCGACAGCCTGCGAGAGCGTCGGCAACAAGAGGACGTCGACCCGCTCATCCTGACGAGCTTGTTCGTCCTCGATTTCCTATCCATTCATCCGTTCAATGACGGGAATGGTCGAATGGCACGATTGTTGACCCTCTTGCTGCTCTATCAGTATGGCTTCGAGGTCGGACGCTACATCAGTCTTGAGAAGATCGTCGAATCGCGGAAGGAAGATTATTATGAGTCACTCCGTCTCTATTCCGTGCGTTGGCACCAAAACCAACAAGATCCGTTTCCATGGATCAACTACTTGCTGAGCACGATTCTTGCTGCTTATAAGGAGCTTGAAGATCGCGTCGGATTGGTCACGACGGGTAGTCAGAACAAGAACAATCGGATTCGTCGTTTCGTTGAAGGACGAATCACACCGTTCACGAAAGCAGACGTAAGGAAGGCTTGTCCCGACATCAGTGAGACGACAATCAATCGCGTATTGCGTGACTTACGTGACGAGGGGATCATTGCCCCATCCGGTCTTGGTCGGAGTGCGAAATGGACGAAACAATAA
- a CDS encoding helix-turn-helix transcriptional regulator, translating to MDDSNRLEALSYFLKTKRAQLKPESVGLPPGSRRRTPGLRREEVAQLAGVSTTWYTWLEQGRDIKVSRSVLDCIAEALCLKRDEHEYLYDLALGTQIVSRKIQASPATISPSLEKILSALTTCPTIVTDRYCHIVGWNPAAAHVFVDFATIPESQRNLIRLLFSQKEFKVLAGNWEHFAKGFLSIFRAYYGQYSGDEWYTSFIQEMSDTYPEFKSLWMESQVSKAPEILIEFRHGKVGKMLFDLTSLQVQGEDDLRCSIYTPVEESGTEEKLKRLILVR from the coding sequence ATGGATGACTCGAATCGATTAGAAGCCCTATCCTATTTTTTGAAGACGAAAAGAGCACAGCTCAAACCGGAGTCGGTGGGGCTACCGCCCGGATCAAGAAGAAGAACACCTGGCTTGAGAAGAGAGGAAGTCGCTCAATTAGCAGGCGTCAGTACGACATGGTACACCTGGCTAGAACAAGGACGGGATATCAAGGTATCTAGAAGCGTCCTGGACTGTATCGCCGAGGCGTTATGTCTGAAAAGGGATGAACACGAATATTTGTACGATTTAGCATTAGGGACGCAGATCGTCAGTAGGAAAATCCAAGCTTCCCCTGCGACCATCAGTCCGTCACTCGAAAAAATTCTGTCTGCCTTGACGACGTGTCCGACGATCGTCACGGATCGTTACTGCCATATTGTGGGCTGGAATCCGGCAGCGGCCCATGTGTTCGTAGATTTCGCGACCATTCCAGAATCACAGCGTAACCTCATTCGCCTCTTGTTCTCACAGAAAGAATTCAAAGTACTTGCCGGGAACTGGGAACATTTCGCCAAAGGGTTCTTGTCCATTTTCCGTGCATACTACGGTCAATACTCTGGTGATGAATGGTATACGTCCTTCATTCAGGAGATGAGTGATACGTATCCTGAATTCAAATCACTCTGGATGGAGAGTCAGGTCAGTAAGGCTCCGGAAATCCTGATTGAATTCCGACACGGAAAAGTCGGTAAGATGCTATTCGACCTGACCTCTCTTCAAGTGCAGGGAGAAGACGACTTGCGATGTAGCATCTATACACCTGTCGAGGAATCCGGTACAGAAGAAAAACTGAAACGATTGATTTTAGTTCGATGA
- the fabF gene encoding beta-ketoacyl-ACP synthase II encodes MERVVITGMGVVSPIGNDVESFWNNMIAGNSGITEIDTFDTTDFKVKIAESVKNFDAEKVIGKKAARNLDRFVQFALAAADQAWNDSKLGESDLCRERLAVYVGSGVGGIETLIDGVHALHQKGPRRVSPSLVPSMMSNAAAAQISIKWQAMGPSMSPVSACAIGNTAIGEAYRLIRMGEADAAFAGGTEAGITELSIASFGNATALSTRNESPAKASRPFDATRDGFVMSEGAGILILESLSHAKQRGASIYAEVVGYGASSDAYHIVATHPEGQGAYLAMKRAVQQAGIETNDIDVISAHATSTIVGDQSETRAIKKLFAEHANILPVTANKSMLGHMLGAAGGAEAIALAKCLQEGIIPPTINLEVDDPTCDLDYVAGGARSLEMQYGLSNSFGFGGHNAAIVLKKYMD; translated from the coding sequence ATGGAGCGCGTAGTGATCACAGGAATGGGTGTCGTCTCACCAATCGGAAACGACGTGGAGTCCTTTTGGAATAATATGATTGCTGGAAATTCAGGCATCACGGAAATCGATACGTTTGATACGACTGATTTCAAAGTAAAGATTGCAGAGAGTGTAAAAAACTTTGATGCGGAAAAGGTGATTGGTAAAAAAGCCGCTCGTAACCTGGACCGCTTCGTCCAGTTCGCATTAGCGGCTGCTGATCAAGCCTGGAACGATTCAAAACTAGGAGAATCTGATCTGTGTCGGGAAAGACTTGCTGTATATGTGGGATCAGGTGTAGGGGGCATTGAAACGTTGATTGACGGTGTTCATGCTTTGCACCAAAAAGGTCCGAGACGGGTCAGTCCGAGTCTCGTACCTTCCATGATGTCTAACGCAGCAGCAGCTCAGATTAGCATCAAGTGGCAAGCGATGGGACCTTCCATGTCACCTGTATCCGCGTGTGCGATTGGAAACACGGCTATTGGTGAAGCATATCGACTCATTCGAATGGGAGAGGCTGATGCTGCATTCGCTGGTGGAACAGAAGCGGGTATCACTGAATTGTCTATAGCAAGCTTCGGTAATGCGACGGCATTGTCTACAAGAAACGAATCACCCGCTAAAGCGAGTCGTCCTTTTGACGCGACACGCGATGGTTTCGTGATGTCGGAGGGAGCAGGTATCTTGATACTAGAATCGTTATCGCACGCAAAGCAACGAGGTGCGTCCATCTATGCGGAAGTCGTCGGATACGGAGCAAGTTCCGATGCCTATCATATAGTAGCGACTCATCCAGAAGGTCAGGGAGCATACCTCGCTATGAAGCGGGCCGTTCAACAGGCAGGGATTGAGACGAATGACATCGATGTGATCAGTGCCCATGCGACGAGTACGATCGTCGGCGATCAGTCCGAGACACGTGCGATTAAAAAATTGTTTGCAGAACATGCGAACATACTACCGGTGACGGCGAACAAATCAATGCTAGGTCACATGCTCGGTGCTGCCGGTGGAGCGGAAGCGATCGCGCTTGCGAAATGTTTACAGGAAGGAATCATTCCACCAACGATTAATCTTGAAGTCGATGATCCAACGTGTGACCTGGATTATGTAGCAGGAGGGGCTCGTTCGCTGGAGATGCAGTACGGACTATCCAATTCTTTCGGATTCGGTGGTCATAACGCCGCCATCGTCTTGAAAAAATATATGGATTAA
- a CDS encoding type II toxin-antitoxin system RelE family toxin: MTAYNVEFERGAQKSLKKMDPQQARIIMSWIKKNLVGTDDPRRHGKGLVSNRSGEWRYRIGDYRLIADIQDEKVVILILEIGHRRDIYK; this comes from the coding sequence ATGACAGCTTATAATGTAGAATTCGAGCGCGGGGCTCAAAAATCTCTCAAGAAGATGGACCCACAACAAGCGCGGATCATCATGTCCTGGATCAAGAAGAACCTTGTCGGGACGGATGATCCGCGTCGTCATGGGAAAGGACTCGTCTCGAATCGCTCTGGCGAATGGCGGTATCGCATCGGCGACTATCGTCTGATTGCTGACATCCAGGATGAGAAAGTCGTGATATTGATTCTTGAGATTGGACATCGTCGGGATATCTATAAATAA
- the relB gene encoding type II toxin-antitoxin system RelB family antitoxin, producing MSTISVRLDDQDTRLIKEYAKAKNITISTLVRDAVLDRIEDEIDLQLYHDSMAAHRKKSEAISFDDMMKELDLE from the coding sequence ATGAGTACCATTTCCGTACGTCTGGATGATCAGGATACACGACTTATCAAGGAATATGCGAAGGCAAAGAACATCACGATTTCTACACTCGTTCGCGATGCCGTCCTCGACCGTATCGAAGACGAAATCGATTTGCAACTCTATCATGATTCCATGGCAGCACACCGTAAAAAATCAGAAGCGATATCTTTCGACGACATGATGAAGGAACTTGATTTAGAATGA
- a CDS encoding copper resistance D family protein codes for MSIKGAEGILVHSIHALAVFIWTGGLLILGFWSPSDRNWGIFLEWFKPLVTLCFLLIVGSGIYLMSVVVQVEEYSDSWILPYGQALLWKHVLILPVLIIGIMNGKWSYASPERSFEVRRMRMRKEGILILLLFTATAWLGQQEPPHSIKDTLQSSGAGPLSGFLFPSLRFTYSDIRFEPTMISLFLMAISLLFVGLLVYVIRSTQDSIKTLYLGLGVSISLFFAALYSISVYL; via the coding sequence TTGAGCATCAAAGGGGCAGAAGGCATACTCGTACATTCTATTCACGCACTCGCCGTCTTCATCTGGACCGGTGGATTGCTCATACTCGGCTTTTGGAGTCCATCAGACCGTAACTGGGGCATCTTCCTCGAATGGTTCAAACCACTCGTGACGCTATGTTTCTTACTGATCGTCGGTTCCGGCATCTATCTGATGTCTGTCGTCGTGCAGGTAGAGGAGTATTCCGATTCCTGGATTTTACCGTATGGACAAGCCTTACTCTGGAAACACGTCCTGATTCTACCCGTGCTGATCATCGGTATCATGAACGGGAAGTGGAGTTACGCGTCTCCTGAACGATCGTTTGAAGTCCGACGGATGCGGATGCGCAAGGAAGGCATCTTGATCCTGCTTCTCTTCACAGCGACTGCGTGGCTCGGTCAACAGGAACCCCCTCACTCGATCAAGGATACTCTTCAATCCAGCGGGGCTGGTCCACTGTCAGGGTTTCTTTTCCCTAGCTTGCGTTTCACCTATTCTGATATCCGGTTCGAGCCGACCATGATATCCCTCTTCTTGATGGCAATCAGCCTCCTTTTCGTGGGATTGTTGGTGTACGTCATCCGATCAACCCAAGACTCCATCAAGACCCTCTATCTTGGATTAGGCGTCTCGATCTCATTATTTTTCGCAGCGTTGTATAGTATTTCCGTGTATTTATGA
- a CDS encoding heavy metal translocating P-type ATPase, producing MQNVQTVTVSFARGEMEIDHQLDARQVQSELNKIGFDGYVKGKKTSEAPVRSFEGISLILSGILIGLGLLIQTSGVAYLPNVLYGIALILSGGRVFRSAYYAVRARSLDMNVLMSVAAIGAACIGEWLEGATVVFLFAIGNLLQNRSLARTRNSIQKLIELSPKEAFVLTDGDVRRKPVEAVRVGEILRIRPGDQVALDGTILNGTTTINQAPITGESIPVDKKEGDHVFAGTLNMDRSFDMIVEKTYQETTLAHIIELVEEAQDNKAPSEAFIDRFAKVYTPFVFLGALLLMIVPPLLQLGSWGEWFYKG from the coding sequence ATGCAAAATGTCCAGACCGTCACAGTTTCGTTTGCCCGTGGGGAGATGGAAATCGACCATCAGCTGGATGCTCGACAAGTCCAAAGCGAGCTGAACAAGATCGGTTTCGATGGATACGTCAAGGGAAAGAAAACGTCCGAGGCACCGGTCCGGTCGTTCGAGGGGATCTCCTTGATCCTGTCCGGGATTTTGATTGGTCTGGGATTGCTCATCCAAACGAGCGGAGTAGCGTATCTTCCGAATGTTTTGTACGGTATCGCCTTGATCCTCAGTGGGGGGAGAGTTTTCCGGAGTGCCTATTATGCCGTCCGTGCCCGCTCACTCGACATGAACGTATTGATGAGCGTAGCAGCCATCGGTGCCGCATGTATCGGGGAGTGGCTCGAGGGAGCGACCGTCGTCTTCCTCTTTGCCATCGGCAATTTGCTTCAGAATCGCTCCCTTGCGCGGACGCGCAATTCCATTCAGAAACTGATTGAACTGTCTCCGAAGGAAGCCTTCGTGCTGACGGACGGGGACGTTAGACGTAAACCGGTGGAAGCGGTGCGAGTCGGAGAAATCCTCCGGATTCGACCAGGTGATCAGGTTGCACTGGACGGCACGATCCTGAACGGGACGACGACCATCAATCAAGCACCGATCACGGGCGAATCGATTCCTGTCGATAAGAAGGAAGGAGATCACGTATTTGCCGGAACGCTCAACATGGATCGTTCGTTCGACATGATCGTCGAGAAGACGTATCAAGAGACGACGCTTGCGCACATCATTGAACTGGTCGAGGAAGCGCAGGATAATAAAGCACCGAGTGAAGCGTTCATCGATCGTTTCGCGAAAGTGTATACACCGTTCGTCTTCCTAGGTGCATTGTTGCTGATGATCGTCCCACCTTTACTCCAACTTGGTAGTTGGGGAGAGTGGTTCTATAAGGGGTAG
- a CDS encoding heavy metal translocating P-type ATPase — protein MSSGKAKLSEEEMKAYRVQGFTCTNCAAIFENNVKELPGVQDAKVNFGASKVYVKGTTTIEELEKAGAFENLKIRDEKEQRVEREPFWKQKENIKVYVSALLLVVSWFLGEQYGEEHVLPTIGYAASILIGGYSLFIKGLKNLSRLNFDMNTLMTIAIIGAAIIGEWGEGATVVILFAISEALERYSMDKARQSIESLMDIAPKEALIRRGNEEMMIHVDDIQVGDIMIVKPGQKLAMDGIVVKGTSTLNQAAITGESVPVTKTTNDEVFAGTLNEEGLLEVKVTKRVEDTTLSKIIHLVEEAQAERAPSQAFVDKFAKYYTPAIVILALLIAVVPPLFGGDWSQWIYQGLAVLVVGCPCALVVSTPVAVVTAIGNAAKNGVLIKGGIHLEEAGHLKAIAFDKTGTLTKGIPAVTDIVTYGRNENELMTITAAIEKGSQHPLASAIMRKAEENGLKFNEVTVEDFQSITGKGVKAKINNEMYYVGSPNLFEELHGSISSDRKEKIADMQTQGKTVMVLGTEKEILSFIAVADEMRESSKEVIGKLNNMGIETVMLTGDNQRTATAIGKQVGVSDIKADLLPEDKLNFIKELREKHQSVGMVGDGVNDAPALAASTVGVAMGGAGTDTALETADIALMSDDLSKLPYTIKLSRKALAIIKQNITFSLAIKLVALLLVMPGWLTLWIAIFADMGATLLVTLNSLRLLKIKE, from the coding sequence ATGTCTAGTGGGAAAGCAAAACTGTCTGAAGAAGAAATGAAAGCCTATCGTGTTCAAGGATTTACTTGTACTAACTGTGCAGCCATTTTTGAAAATAATGTTAAAGAACTTCCCGGTGTTCAGGATGCGAAAGTAAATTTCGGAGCATCTAAAGTTTATGTTAAAGGGACGACAACCATTGAAGAATTAGAAAAAGCAGGAGCATTTGAAAATTTAAAAATTCGAGATGAAAAAGAACAAAGGGTAGAACGAGAACCTTTTTGGAAGCAGAAAGAAAACATTAAGGTATATGTATCAGCTCTTTTACTTGTAGTTAGCTGGTTCTTAGGAGAGCAGTATGGTGAAGAGCATGTTCTACCGACAATTGGTTATGCAGCGTCCATTTTAATCGGTGGATATTCGTTATTCATTAAAGGTCTCAAAAATCTAAGCAGATTAAATTTCGATATGAATACGCTTATGACTATTGCAATTATAGGAGCTGCAATCATTGGTGAATGGGGTGAAGGGGCAACCGTTGTTATCCTATTTGCGATTAGTGAAGCATTAGAGCGTTATTCAATGGATAAAGCACGTCAATCTATTGAATCTTTAATGGATATTGCCCCAAAAGAAGCGTTAATTCGACGAGGCAATGAAGAAATGATGATTCATGTTGATGATATTCAAGTTGGAGACATCATGATTGTTAAGCCCGGTCAAAAGTTAGCAATGGATGGAATAGTGGTTAAAGGTACATCGACATTAAATCAGGCTGCGATTACAGGTGAAAGTGTTCCAGTAACGAAAACCACAAATGATGAAGTATTTGCAGGAACCTTGAATGAAGAAGGGTTACTTGAGGTTAAAGTAACAAAACGAGTTGAAGATACTACTCTTTCAAAAATCATTCACTTGGTAGAAGAAGCCCAAGCAGAACGGGCCCCTTCTCAAGCGTTTGTCGATAAATTTGCAAAATACTATACACCAGCTATTGTCATACTAGCTCTTTTAATTGCGGTAGTTCCACCATTATTTGGCGGAGACTGGAGCCAATGGATTTATCAAGGCTTAGCTGTATTAGTGGTTGGTTGTCCTTGTGCCTTAGTAGTCTCAACTCCAGTTGCTGTGGTTACAGCAATAGGAAATGCAGCGAAAAATGGTGTTTTAATTAAAGGTGGTATCCATTTAGAAGAAGCAGGACACTTAAAAGCGATAGCCTTTGATAAAACAGGAACATTAACCAAAGGGATTCCTGCTGTAACAGACATTGTGACATATGGTAGAAATGAAAATGAATTAATGACCATAACAGCAGCCATTGAAAAAGGATCACAGCACCCTCTTGCTTCAGCGATTATGCGAAAAGCAGAAGAAAATGGATTAAAATTCAACGAAGTAACAGTAGAGGATTTTCAATCCATTACAGGTAAAGGCGTTAAAGCCAAAATAAATAATGAAATGTATTATGTGGGAAGTCCAAATCTTTTTGAGGAATTACACGGAAGCATTTCAAGCGATAGGAAAGAAAAAATTGCCGATATGCAAACTCAAGGTAAAACGGTGATGGTGTTAGGAACAGAAAAAGAAATTCTTTCGTTTATTGCCGTAGCCGATGAAATGAGGGAATCGTCTAAAGAAGTTATCGGCAAGTTGAACAATATGGGAATCGAAACAGTGATGCTAACAGGCGATAACCAAAGAACGGCAACAGCCATCGGAAAACAAGTTGGTGTTTCGGATATTAAAGCTGACTTACTTCCAGAAGATAAGCTTAATTTTATTAAAGAACTTCGAGAAAAACATCAAAGTGTGGGGATGGTCGGAGATGGCGTGAATGATGCTCCAGCCCTTGCGGCATCTACCGTTGGTGTAGCAATGGGTGGTGCTGGAACTGATACAGCTTTAGAAACGGCTGACATCGCCTTAATGTCTGATGATTTGAGTAAATTGCCATATACAATAAAATTAAGCCGTAAGGCTTTAGCAATCATCAAGCAAAACATTACCTTCTCTTTGGCGATTAAATTAGTGGCATTACTTTTGGTCATGCCCGGTTGGTTAACACTTTGGATAGCTATATTTGCTGATATGGGAGCAACTTTACTTGTAACATTAAACAGTTTACGCTTATTGAAAATCAAAGAATAG
- a CDS encoding ArsR/SmtB family transcription factor, with amino-acid sequence MIKKDTCEIYCYDEEKVNRIQGNLQTVDISSVAQMLKAIADENRAKITYALCQDDELCVCDIANIIGVTVANASHHLRTLHKQGIVKFRKEGKLAFYSLDDEHIRQIMMIALAHKKEVKINV; translated from the coding sequence GTGATTAAGAAAGATACTTGTGAAATTTATTGTTATGACGAAGAAAAGGTCAATCGAATACAAGGTAATTTACAGACAGTAGATATTTCTAGTGTTGCCCAAATGTTAAAAGCTATTGCAGATGAAAATAGAGCAAAAATTACCTATGCTTTATGTCAAGATGACGAACTGTGTGTGTGTGATATAGCAAATATTATAGGTGTTACGGTTGCAAATGCCTCTCATCACCTGCGAACGCTCCATAAGCAAGGGATTGTTAAGTTTCGAAAAGAGGGAAAACTTGCATTTTATTCATTAGATGATGAGCATATCAGACAAATTATGATGATTGCATTGGCACATAAGAAAGAGGTGAAGATCAATGTCTAG
- a CDS encoding recombinase family protein, with the protein MRKIGYVRVSSTSQNPSRQFQQLSEFGMDIMYEEKVSGATKEREQLQKMLEDLQDGDTIYVTDLTRITRSTQDLFELIDYIRRKKASLKSLKDTWLDLSEDNPYSQFLITVMAGVNQLERDLIRMRQREGIELAKKEGKFKGRIKKYHKNHAGMNYAVKLYKEGNMTVNQICEITNVSRASLYRKLSEENK; encoded by the coding sequence TTGCGGAAAATTGGTTATGTACGTGTCAGTTCAACTAGTCAAAACCCTTCAAGACAATTTCAGCAGCTAAGCGAATTCGGAATGGATATTATGTACGAAGAAAAAGTTTCTGGGGCAACGAAGGAACGTGAGCAACTTCAAAAAATGTTAGAGGACTTACAAGATGGTGACACCATTTATGTTACAGATTTAACTCGAATTACTCGTAGTACACAAGATTTATTTGAATTGATCGATTACATACGAAGGAAAAAAGCCAGCTTAAAATCACTCAAGGATACATGGCTAGATTTATCAGAGGATAATCCATACAGCCAATTCTTAATTACAGTAATGGCTGGTGTTAACCAGTTAGAGAGAGATCTTATCCGTATGCGTCAACGTGAAGGGATTGAGCTGGCTAAGAAAGAAGGAAAGTTTAAAGGTCGGATAAAAAAATATCATAAAAATCATGCGGGAATGAATTATGCAGTAAAGCTATATAAAGAAGGAAATATGACTGTAAATCAAATTTGTGAAATTACAAATGTGTCTAGGGCTTCATTATATAGAAAGCTATCGGAAGAGAACAAATAG
- a CDS encoding peptidoglycan DD-metalloendopeptidase family protein, which translates to MKNKVILIASSVLLTTTFSMHSPKVEASSAYKVKVKTDDLRVRTGPSLNYNIVGVTNTGQTFSYLGKKGAWTKVLYKGNTRYIYSSYLKKYKSHVAKKMTYNESLFASPTKGRLTQGYGKSNGAYGYTFHNGVDLAATKGTPVYASASGKVTTSKNSGAYGKHVMISHSLKNQKYVTVYAHMNSLSVKSGQTVSKGMKIGTVGNTGNSFGNHLHFEIHKNSYKYSSYSAANSVNPLNYL; encoded by the coding sequence ATGAAAAACAAGGTAATACTTATCGCTTCTAGCGTCTTACTCACAACAACTTTTTCAATGCATAGCCCAAAAGTTGAAGCAAGTAGTGCATATAAAGTAAAAGTAAAGACAGACGATCTCCGTGTTCGGACTGGTCCTTCTCTCAATTACAATATAGTCGGCGTGACTAACACTGGTCAGACTTTTTCTTATTTAGGAAAAAAAGGAGCTTGGACAAAAGTACTTTACAAAGGGAACACACGGTATATCTATAGTTCTTACCTAAAAAAATATAAGAGCCACGTTGCAAAAAAAATGACGTATAATGAGTCTCTTTTTGCTTCTCCTACTAAAGGGAGGCTGACCCAAGGATACGGAAAATCTAATGGCGCTTACGGTTATACATTCCATAATGGCGTTGATCTAGCTGCAACAAAAGGCACACCTGTCTATGCTTCTGCGAGTGGAAAAGTCACTACCTCTAAAAACAGCGGTGCATATGGTAAACACGTTATGATTTCACATAGTCTAAAGAATCAAAAATACGTAACCGTTTATGCTCATATGAATAGTCTTTCGGTAAAAAGTGGTCAGACAGTCTCTAAAGGTATGAAGATTGGAACAGTTGGGAATACAGGAAACTCGTTCGGAAATCATTTACACTTTGAGATTCATAAAAACAGTTATAAATACAGCAGTTATTCTGCAGCGAATAGTGTCAACCCATTGAACTATTTGTAA
- a CDS encoding cytochrome c biogenesis CcdA family protein, with translation MELSFLLAFGAGFLSFISPCCLALYPVFLSYITGISVTELKENKKWNWNGVPHTFVFLLGFSSVFLVMGFSTSYLADFFIVYKDVLRMSGALILFIFGVILTGLWTPIFLLKERRMNLGKRKRGYIGTFIVGVGSAAGWTPCTGPILAGVIALIATNPSNGFLYMLFYVLGFSIPFFLMSFLVGKSRYLMNYSSKVMKIGGWFMILLGIILYFDGLTKLTTILIDFTGFRGF, from the coding sequence ATGGAGTTATCTTTTTTGTTAGCTTTTGGGGCAGGGTTTTTATCTTTTATCTCGCCATGTTGCCTAGCTTTGTATCCTGTTTTTCTATCTTACATTACAGGAATTTCAGTTACAGAGTTAAAAGAAAATAAAAAGTGGAACTGGAATGGTGTTCCCCATACATTCGTTTTCTTACTTGGATTTTCGAGCGTATTTTTAGTGATGGGTTTTTCAACGTCATATTTGGCTGATTTTTTTATAGTGTATAAAGATGTTCTACGGATGAGCGGTGCACTTATTTTATTCATATTCGGTGTTATTTTAACTGGTCTGTGGACCCCAATATTTTTACTTAAAGAGCGAAGAATGAACTTAGGAAAAAGAAAGCGTGGTTATATCGGAACGTTTATTGTCGGAGTCGGATCGGCTGCTGGATGGACTCCTTGTACAGGACCAATCCTCGCTGGAGTTATTGCTTTGATCGCCACGAATCCTAGTAATGGATTTTTATATATGCTCTTTTATGTACTAGGTTTTTCTATTCCATTTTTCTTGATGTCGTTTTTGGTCGGGAAATCCAGATACTTAATGAATTATTCTTCAAAGGTTATGAAAATAGGTGGCTGGTTTATGATTTTATTAGGTATCATATTGTATTTCGATGGTCTGACGAAACTAACTACAATATTGATTGATTTTACAGGGTTTAGAGGGTTCTGA